The genome window ACGAGGTCTTATCCGGCAGCGGATGCAGTCGGGAGGCTTTGGCAACGGTCCACTCTGCATATGTCCCGGTGAGGCTGCCGGCGACAATGACTCGCGCTCCAGGCTGCCAGGCGTCGGCCGCCTCGCCTGCCGCCTCGACCACTCCGGCCGCGTCGAGTCCGGGCGTGAACGGGAGGGACACCGCGGGGTTCGCGCCCGCGACCCAATAGGTGTCCACCGGGTTGACCCCGATCGCTTTGATTTTCACCAGGACCTCGCCTGGGCCGGGAGTGGGTCGGGGTTGCTCTTCCAAACGTAGCACCTCCGGTCCGCCGAATTGATGCACTCGAATCGCTTGCATAATAAGTTATGTGAGACTTGGTGCGAGTCAGTGGTCCGTCTTTCCGGCTGCCACGCACCCAGGGTGAGAGTTACCGGGAAACCGGTATCGTTGTGCCACCATCCACCATCTATAACCCGGACATCCCTTGTTTGCGGGCCATCCAGGCGAAGGGACCCTCCGTCCGGATCAACTCCTGGAAGGTTCCATCCTGCACAATGCGTCCTTTCTCCAAGACGATGATGCGATCCAGGTTGGCCAGCGTGGAGAGCCGGTGGGCGACACAAATCACCGTTCGGTGCTCAGCCAGAACATCGATCGCGCGCTGGACCTCGGATTCCGCCTGGGAGTCCAAGGAGGCGGTGGCCTCGTCGAGAACCAGGATGGGCGCGTTGCGTACAAACGCCCGGGCAATGGCGAGTCGCTGGCGCTGGCCGCCCGACAGTGAAACGCCGCGTTCGCCCACCTGAGTCTCGTAACCATGGGGCAGCTGGAGAATGAACTCATGGGCGAAGGCGGCTTTGGCGGCCGCTTCAATTTCGTCCGGAGTTGCCCCCTGTTTGCCGTAGGCGATATTCTCCGCGACCGTCTGGTCGAAGAGGACAATCTCTTGGCTCACCAGGGCCATCTGGTCCCGCAGGCTGGCGGTCCGGAGGGTGCGCAGATCGATTCCATCGATCGTGACGCGCCCGCCGGTCGGATCGTAGAAGCGGAACAGCAAATTGAGCAGAGTGCTCTTTCCCGACCCGCTTTCTCCGGCCAGCCCGAGTTTTTGACCGCGGGGAATCTCGATGCTGAGCTCGTGGAGCACGGTAGCGTCCTTATAGGCGAACGAGACTGCTTCAAAGCGGATCTGCCTTTCGAACGGCGGGAGGATCTGCGGGTTGGCAGGCTCCCTGACGGTGGGTTGTTCATCCAGGATCTGCGCCATGCGTTCAATGCCCACGCGCGATTGCTGGAAGATCATGTGCACGCGAGTCAGGCTTTTCAGCGGAGTGTAAACCGACACCAACCCCAGGATGAACAGCATCATGTCATCCCAATTGCGTCCGCTCTTGAACAGGAGCACGACCAGCAGACCGAGAATCAGAGCGGTAACCGTTTCAATGATCGGGTTGATCATTTCCTTGGCTTGCAGTCCCTTGACGCCGTGACGCACCAGTTCGGTGGCATAGTTGCGGAACCGGGCGAGTTGCTGGGACTCGAGGCTGAACGCTTTCACCACTCGAATGCCCGCCAAGGCTTCGATGAGCAGGTTTGCTTGAGAGACTTTGGTTTGCACCCCCTTAGTCGCGGCCTTGCGCGCCTTCTTACCCAGGATGATCACCGGTGCCAGGCAGAAGGGGAGGAGCACGAGCAGGAACAGGGTCAGAGCCCAGTCCTTGACGAGCAGAAACCCAAAGATGGCCACGACGGTCACGGGTTGCTTGATGATGTCTCCGAGACCCTCATCGAGGCTGCGTTGCAAGGCGGCGGTGTCTACATGAATCCGCATGGTCAAGTCGCCAAGCTTGGATCGGTTGAAGAAATCCACCGAGAGAGACTGGAGTTTCGCCAGGACATCCACTTGCAGGTCGTTTACGACGCGCTGGCTTACCCACCCGAGGCAGTAGCTGCTGAGGAACCCAAGATAGCCGCGCAATGCCATGAGGGCCGGGAAGAGCAGGAGGACCCCGAGCATCTGGTGGCCATCCATCGGTCGTCCCTTCAGGGGGATCCAGGGGTCCAACTCAAGATACACCTTAGTTCGCCACCGGTTCGCCCGATCGGTCCATTCGCTTAGAGACTTGAGCTTCGGTAGAGAGCTTTCCTTGGTCGACAAGGTGATCGAACGTTCATCGCCGCTTCCCGGATAACGGAGAATGAGCTTGGGGGCTCCGCGTCCGGGCTTTGCCCGAAGCGAGACGTCGTAGCGATGCCCGGCCGCCAACAGGTGGCCGGCGGGCAGAGCGAGCTCGACAGTACTGGACGGAGCGCTGGAGGAGCCGGTGCATAGGATACGGAGGACCTTATTTCCCAGTTGATCCGGATCCTCGATCACGCTGGCTTGGTGACTGCCGGTCGCTCGAGTGAGATTCGTGGTTTCGTTGAAGGTGATCTCTGATATCGCTCGAGGGTTCCCCGGAGGATTCGCGGCGCTGTCTGTCCATCGCAGGTCGTCGATCCAAATTTCTCCTACCTCCGACAAACTGATGACAAGGTTGCTGACAACCGTTGAAGGCGTGGAGTTGGCTCCGTCCGGTGCCGGGAGAGTATAGGTTTGCCAAGGGTTTTTATCCTTGGGTCCCGACAGCCTCTGCATCACGAAATCAGCGGATCCCAGGATGACGGCATTGCTGATCCCAAAGAGAATGCCCACCAAGATCCCGGCGATGAGCCGGGAGGAGTAGCGACGGAGATAGGGCCATCCGAAGCGGATGATGTTGCCTAGATTACTCATCAGATGGCCCCGGACGGAGGCCTAGCCCCGCTTGCTCAACACCACGTTCAGCCAGGTGTGCGCCATGAGTGCGCTGCCGGCGGCTGTCGGGTGAACCCCATCCTTGGCCCAGTATTCGGCGGGGGCATACTTGACGGCGCGATCGAACATCAGCTGAAAGGCGACAAAGCGGGCGCGATACTCCTCGGCCAGGGTCCGCGAGACCTTGCGGTATTTGTCGAACTCGGGGAACCAACGGTCGTTTACCGCGCCGCAGCGGAGGACGAACGGCTCGCAAATGGCCAGGCTGACCCCCGGAAGCTCGGTCAAGGTGCGCTCGATCAGGGCACGATAATCCTTTTCATAGGTCTCGATCGTGCCTTTGTATCCACCATTGAGCGTGTGCCAAAAATCGTTCACGCCGATCAGAATGCTAACGATGTTGGGCTGGAGTTTCACGCAATCGTCCGCCCACCGGTCGGCCAATTGGAATACTTTGTTTCCGCTGATACCTCGGTTGTAGACCTTCAGGTTGTAATCCGGATGGTCGAGCAGCAGGCCGACGGCCGCCATGCCAGCATAACCACTGCCCAGCCCTGCCTGGTCATTGGCCACGGCAGCTTTCTCACGGCTGCGTCCGGCGTCCGTAATGGAGTCGCCTTGGAACAAGACGGTATGCTGCTTGGAGATGCGAAGTTTAGCGGATTGTGGCTTTTCAGGCTTTTCGGCCGCGATCGCTCCCGTGGCGGCCAGTAGGCCCGCCGAGCCGAGCGCCAGGCCTGAAGCGGAGAGAAAGTCGCGTCGCGTCCATGGTGCAGAGTCACCGGAATGTGCATTCATGGGTTTTCTTGTAAAGCATCGGGCTGCAACAGGAAAGTACTGGTTTTTGGGGGCAGATTTGGCGGGTGTGACGAGAATTGCGTGAGGATAGCCGGGATCCCCCTCCGGGGGTGCCGAAAAGCGGTAGAGGTCTACCGCAGTCCAGATACGCCCTGTGCATCGCGAAGCGTCTTGGAGTGCGGTAGACCTCTACCGCTTTTCGGCACCCGATGGAATCGGGAATCTCCGTTGGTTCGGAAATACCTTCATCCGGCTTTAATCCGGCCCAGATTTGGCTTCCGAAGCGCCTCAGGCTAGGCGAGGGTGCTCTGGCTTCTTCTGGAAGAGGTGAGGGCCATCCCTAACCCACCGGTCGGAAGCAGGAAGCTTGTGTCCGAATGAAAATTGCCGATCCATGGAAGGGTATGAGACAACTGGGCGCGAAGGCGATGGGCGGATGGGTTGCAGGCTTGCTTCTCTGGAGCATGGTTCCCGTCCAAGCCCAGATTGATCCCGAGAATCGCCGCCTGCTCCAGATGGGCTACAACCAGCCTTTGGAGGGCCGGGGCCCCATGGCGGCCTATGCTTACTATTACTACAACCGTCCCCACTTCTATCAGTCCAACACCACCCTCCGATTGGCCGTCGCCCCAACGTATCTGGATTCTCAAGTCGGGTTCGTGGATGCCCTGGGCGCCGGCACGGATGTGGGCTTAGGCATCGCGGGGGGAGGATTTGCCGACAGCTACTCGGAGGTTCGCCTGGGCCAGCTGCGACGCGATGAGTCCTTTGTGGGGCATGGCGGAGAAGTGAACGGAGCGATTTACCACCGTCTGAATCCGAATCACCAGATCCCGCTCAGTCTGATCGCGCGGGGGGCGATTCGCTTTTCGGCGTATGAGGCAGATAGTGATACCTCGCCGAGCTTTGAAGTGCCTGAGGATCGAGGCACCTTCTTGATCCGCACCGGAGTTCGCTGGGGGGGAAGGGAGCCATTGATGCTGCCATCCATGGCGATGGAGCTGTCGGCCTGGTATGAGGGACAGTTTCGAACCAGCCCCGGAGAATATGGGTTCAACGGGGATCGCGCCGTGGAGTCGACCGCGCATCTCGCTTGGGCGCGCGGGTTGTTGGCCTACACGTTTCCTGAGTGGCATCACTACTTGTCGGTGAGCATGACCCTCGGCACCAGCTTGCACGCTGATCGGCTGAGCGCCTACCGGATCGGCGGCAGCCTGCCGTTGATCGCCGAGTTTCCCCTAAGCCTGCCCGGTTACTATTTTCAGGAACTCACAGCGCGACGCTTTGCACTGTTCAGCGGGATCTATTCCATCCCGGTGGATCCCGATGGACACTGGGAAATCATGGGCTATGCGGCGACCGCGTTGGTGGGGCATCTCCGCGGCCTGGATCAGCCAGGCGATTGGCATAGCGGGGTTGGCGGAGCCTTGGTGTTCCGCCCTGGATCCAAGGCGCTCCATATTATGCTTGGCTACGGGTATGGCATCGAAGCTCGTCGTGGTGACGACAAGGGGGCTCACAACGTGGGGTTTTTATTGCAGTATGATTTCGAGCAAGGCGGGCCGCTCCTGCCTCATAGCATCAACCCCATGAAATGGCGGGGCATCGATCGGATGCTCGGTCGCTAGCAGCCCACACCCCGACTCGGAGTCGGGGTGTGGGCTGCTAGATAGCACTGCGTGCGGGGATGGGGAGGGTAGCTGTTGCCCACGGAGGACACGGACCACACGGACCCGAGTTTTAGTCTCGCGTTCGTTTGAAGAATCGGGTGTTCCAGAGTGACTGGGTGCGGTAAAAATGGAGGCCCGTTCGAATGGCTTTCAGGGCACCGAAGGCGCGCGGGAAACTTTCCTGAAATTCTTGAACCAGCCCGCTGAATCGGCTGGGAGAGGTGGGGGCCGCCGGAGCAGGTGCGCCATTCTCCGTCCCGCTCCATTCTTCCACGTAGTCGCTCTGCTGCGGAGCTTGGGCAAAGATGGGAACGATCTCCGACCGACGCGCGTGCAGCAGCATCTGCGTCGGCATGAAGCTGATCAACTCGACCCGGGAATGAATCACGGCGGGATCGGCGACTTCATACCAAGAGCCGTAAGGCCCCGACCCGTGCAGGATCATGCGTTCGACACGATATCCATTGACAGGGGCGAAGACGCGATAGAAAAGCTCTGGGCTGAATTGGTAGAACCCATGACCCATGCAGTTGTTGGCTGCGGTGTGAATGAAAAGGGATCCGCCTTGGCGGATAATCTCCATGCAGTTTCGGATCGCGACCGGGAAGTTAAAGACATGCTCGATGGAACCGCCGTCAAAAACCACATCGAACTGTTCCCGATACCGCTCGGCAATCGGTTGGTTCATGTCGTGAACGATGGAGGCGGACTGATACGCCGAAGCATCGAGGGACACGATCTCGGTGGCTCCGAGCGCTCGGAAGATGGGTTCCGCGAACCAAGGGGCGGGCTCGCGACCGAGGGCCAGGAGTTCGGCATCGGGCAGGCCTTCCGCGTGCAGCAGTTCCGCCGCTCGAGCTGGCAGGACTGCCAGCTCGATGCGGCCAAACGTCAGGACGCGATCGAACCGCACGCCGCGGCGTTTGGCAGAGAGCAGGAGCTTAAGGGCATGGATGTCGAGACCCATGGCGTGAGTCTGAGGACTCGAGCGCACGTCAGGCAATCTCAAAGGTGTGTGTGACGGATGGTGGGATGTTGAACCGCGATGGACGCAAAGGACGCGATGTCTGAGGGGGAAAGATCAGGTCCGTTTTCCTCTTTCCTCCTTCTTCCCTCTCAGATTCGCGGTTGCCCAACGGGAAGTTTTGTTCTTAATGTCTTCGCACTGACCCCAAAATACATCCAGACACATGTCTCCATTCACGGCTGAACTTATTGGAACGATGCTGCTCATTACGCTGGGCAATGGCGTCGTGGCGAACGTGCTGCTCAACAAATCGAAAGGCTATAACTCGGGGTGGATCGTGATCACTGCGGGTTGGGCCTTCGCGGTGACGGTGGGTGTTTATGTGTCCAACGCTGCGAGTGGTGGTCATCTCAATCCTGCCTTTACTCTGGCCCTGGCCATCACTGGCAAGTTTCCTTGGGCCAATGTAGGTTCCTATCTTCTGGCGCAGCTTCTGGGAGCCATGCTGGGTTCGCTGCTTGTCTGGCTCGCCTACCTTCCCCATTGGAAAGAAACCCCGGATGCCGGCGCCAAGCTCGCGATCTTCTGCACCGCCCCGGCCATCCGCCATCCGCTGTCGAATCTCGTCACCGAGTTCATCGGCACCTTCGTGCTCGTCCTGGGGGCGATGTCCATGACCTCGCCGCAGAATCTTCTTCCCGACTCCGGCTTCGCCAAAGGCTTCGGCCCGTGCTTGGTGGGTATTCTCGTTTGGGCACTCGGCGTCTCCCTGGGCGGACCCACGGGATATGCGATCAATCCGGTTCGCGACTTCGGCCCCCGACTGGCCCACGCCCTCCTCCCGATCGCAGGGAAGGGAGGCTCCGACTGGGGCTATGCCTGGATTCCGGTGCTGGGACCCATTTTGGGTGGGACGGCCGGAGCCTTCTGCTATCAACTGATCAACTCCTGATTATCAACCAACCATGAAACAATACATCCTTGCCCTCGACCAGGGAACGACGAGCTCGCGAGCCATCTTGTTTGATCATCGCGGTTCGGTGGTGGCGATGGCTCAGAAGGAATTTCGTCAGATCTATCCTCGTCCAGGATGGGTGGAACACGACGCGAACGAGATTTGGGCGACCCAGTCCGGCGTGGCGGCCGAGGTGCTCGCCCGGGCCCGCATCAAGTCCTCCCGAGTGGCGGCTATCGGAATCACCAATCAGCGCGAGACAACCGTGGTGTGGGATCGCGAGACCGGGGAGCCGGTAGGCCACGCCATCGTGTGGCAAGACCGCCGGACGGCGGGAATGTGTGATCGTCTCAAACGGCGAGGACTCGCCCCGCTCATTCGCAAAAAGACCGGGCTGGTTATCGATGCGTATTTCTCCGCCACGAAGCTGCAGTGGATTCTGCAGAACGTGCCGGGTGCCAAGCGCCGAGCCAAGGCGGGTACCTTAGCTTTTGGCACCGTCGACTCTTGGCTGATCTGGAAGCTCACCGGAGGCAAGCAGCATGTCACTGATCCCAGCAATGCCTCGCGCACCATGCTGTTCAACATCAAGACGGGTCGATGGGACGACGAATTGCTGGACCTTTTCGAGATTCCTCGCTCGGTACTGCCGGAGGTGTGCAGCTCAAGCGAGGTCTACGGAGAGGCGGAGATCTTCCCCACTCCAGTCCCCATCGCGGGCATTGCGGGAGATCAGCAGGCCGCTTTGTTCGGTCAGGTGTGCACGCGTCCGGGAATGATCAAGAACACCTACGGCACGGGCTGCTTTATGCTCATGCATACCGGGGCCAAACCCATTCCTTCGAAGAACAATCTGCTGACCACCGTCGCGTGGAAGATTGGCAACCACACGGAGTATGCTCTCGAGGGAAGCGTGTTCATTGCTGGTGCCGTGGTCCAATGGCTGCGGGACGGGCTGGGGATCATCCGGTCCTCGAAGGAGGTTGAGGAGTTGGCCAAGCGGGTGAAGGACACCGATGGTGTCTATTTGGTTCCCGCGTTCGCTGGGTTGGGAGCCCCGCACTGGGACCCGTATGCGCGCGGCGTGCTGGTGGGACTGACCCGAGGTACCCAGTCGGCGCACATCGCCCGGGCGGCGCTCGAGGGCATCGCTTTTCAGGTTCGAGACATCTTGCACGCAATGGAATCAGACTCGGGCATTCGGCTGAAGGAACTTCGAGTGGACGGAGGGGCGAGCGCCAACAACTTGCTGATGCAATTCCAATCAGATCTCTTGAATGTCCCGGTGGCTCGACCTCGCGTCGCGGAAACGACCGCTTTGGGCGCGGCCTACCTGGCCGGATTGGCGGTGGGATACTGGAAGAGTCGGGAACAGCTCTCGGCGCAATGGCAGATGGACCGGCGGTTCACTCCGGGTATGAAGGCGGCCGAGCGATCGCGTCGGCTGGCTGGGTGGAATAAAGCGCTGCAGCGGGCGAAGGAATGGGAAACTCCGGAGGCCTCCTAGCCCATGAATCGTGAGTGGGCGATCGCCCAGCTGGACGCGCGCGGTGCGCCCTGGGATCTTATCGTGATCGGCGGTGGGGCCACGGGGTTGGGTGTGGCTCTGGATGCCGCATCGCGAGGTTAT of Verrucomicrobiales bacterium contains these proteins:
- a CDS encoding aquaporin family protein, which gives rise to MSPFTAELIGTMLLITLGNGVVANVLLNKSKGYNSGWIVITAGWAFAVTVGVYVSNAASGGHLNPAFTLALAITGKFPWANVGSYLLAQLLGAMLGSLLVWLAYLPHWKETPDAGAKLAIFCTAPAIRHPLSNLVTEFIGTFVLVLGAMSMTSPQNLLPDSGFAKGFGPCLVGILVWALGVSLGGPTGYAINPVRDFGPRLAHALLPIAGKGGSDWGYAWIPVLGPILGGTAGAFCYQLINS
- a CDS encoding ABC transporter ATP-binding protein, producing MSNLGNIIRFGWPYLRRYSSRLIAGILVGILFGISNAVILGSADFVMQRLSGPKDKNPWQTYTLPAPDGANSTPSTVVSNLVISLSEVGEIWIDDLRWTDSAANPPGNPRAISEITFNETTNLTRATGSHQASVIEDPDQLGNKVLRILCTGSSSAPSSTVELALPAGHLLAAGHRYDVSLRAKPGRGAPKLILRYPGSGDERSITLSTKESSLPKLKSLSEWTDRANRWRTKVYLELDPWIPLKGRPMDGHQMLGVLLLFPALMALRGYLGFLSSYCLGWVSQRVVNDLQVDVLAKLQSLSVDFFNRSKLGDLTMRIHVDTAALQRSLDEGLGDIIKQPVTVVAIFGFLLVKDWALTLFLLVLLPFCLAPVIILGKKARKAATKGVQTKVSQANLLIEALAGIRVVKAFSLESQQLARFRNYATELVRHGVKGLQAKEMINPIIETVTALILGLLVVLLFKSGRNWDDMMLFILGLVSVYTPLKSLTRVHMIFQQSRVGIERMAQILDEQPTVREPANPQILPPFERQIRFEAVSFAYKDATVLHELSIEIPRGQKLGLAGESGSGKSTLLNLLFRFYDPTGGRVTIDGIDLRTLRTASLRDQMALVSQEIVLFDQTVAENIAYGKQGATPDEIEAAAKAAFAHEFILQLPHGYETQVGERGVSLSGGQRQRLAIARAFVRNAPILVLDEATASLDSQAESEVQRAIDVLAEHRTVICVAHRLSTLANLDRIIVLEKGRIVQDGTFQELIRTEGPFAWMARKQGMSGL
- a CDS encoding SGNH/GDSL hydrolase family protein, translated to MNAHSGDSAPWTRRDFLSASGLALGSAGLLAATGAIAAEKPEKPQSAKLRISKQHTVLFQGDSITDAGRSREKAAVANDQAGLGSGYAGMAAVGLLLDHPDYNLKVYNRGISGNKVFQLADRWADDCVKLQPNIVSILIGVNDFWHTLNGGYKGTIETYEKDYRALIERTLTELPGVSLAICEPFVLRCGAVNDRWFPEFDKYRKVSRTLAEEYRARFVAFQLMFDRAVKYAPAEYWAKDGVHPTAAGSALMAHTWLNVVLSKRG
- the glpK gene encoding glycerol kinase GlpK; this encodes MKQYILALDQGTTSSRAILFDHRGSVVAMAQKEFRQIYPRPGWVEHDANEIWATQSGVAAEVLARARIKSSRVAAIGITNQRETTVVWDRETGEPVGHAIVWQDRRTAGMCDRLKRRGLAPLIRKKTGLVIDAYFSATKLQWILQNVPGAKRRAKAGTLAFGTVDSWLIWKLTGGKQHVTDPSNASRTMLFNIKTGRWDDELLDLFEIPRSVLPEVCSSSEVYGEAEIFPTPVPIAGIAGDQQAALFGQVCTRPGMIKNTYGTGCFMLMHTGAKPIPSKNNLLTTVAWKIGNHTEYALEGSVFIAGAVVQWLRDGLGIIRSSKEVEELAKRVKDTDGVYLVPAFAGLGAPHWDPYARGVLVGLTRGTQSAHIARAALEGIAFQVRDILHAMESDSGIRLKELRVDGGASANNLLMQFQSDLLNVPVARPRVAETTALGAAYLAGLAVGYWKSREQLSAQWQMDRRFTPGMKAAERSRRLAGWNKALQRAKEWETPEAS